The window GGTCTTTCTAGCGCATATTTTAGGTATTCGTTTACCATTTTATCTTTTTGACTCGTATAGCGGTAGAGTGTCGCTAATTGAATGGCAAATGCATTAGGATCCCTCATTATTGATCTAGCTGCTAAATACAGTCTTTCTGCATATTCTCTATGTTGTTTGTTAATAAAAAATTGAGCAGCTGATCTAAGGTTGGCTAAATTTTCAAGAACATTGGTTTCAATTTTATCATAATATTTTTCTGCTTTTGCGCTGTCATTAACGGTAATATAGTAATCCACAAAATCGACTTGATAACTGATGTTATTTGGATAAATCTTATTAATAGATTTCAGATAATCTTCAGCTTCTTTATTGTATTGTTTTGCGTATAAAAGTTCTAGATAATTTTTGTGGATAAAAGCAATGTTTTGCGGAGACTCCGCCAGCTGTCTATAAATAGATATTGCCTTTTCGTATTCTCCGTCTTTATAATAAGCATCTGCCAATCTTATTTCTTGGTTTGATTGGGCAAAGCTTATAGTTGTTGCAATTAAGAAATATGTAAAAATGATATATCTCATTTCAATTTTTTAGAATACACTTTTAGTTTTCTCCACACACATAATATTATATTATTTAAATATATATAAACTATTATCTATTGTTAGTCTTGTTGATATGTGGATAATTTATTCATTTATTTATTTCTTCTGTCTTCTGTATATTAAATGTAGATAATTAATATGCTTATCCACTTTTAATTTTCTGAAAATCTGTGAATTAACATATATTAGATTTTTTGTTTATAAGTTTTGAATAACTTCTGTGTATATAGATTGTGTGGATGAAGGTGTAGATAGATCTAACTTTTTTACACTTATACTATTCACTTATTCACTTTCTATCTCTAATTGCTTATCAGTGTTTATAAATGTTTATAAGTCCTCTTCTTTTACACTATTATCCACTTCGTTTTCCACACTCAAATCAAAGTTTTTGTCTATAACTTCCCAATTGGCTTTGACCGTAATTAATTCGTTTAAAAAGATGTATTTTTCACTCTCTTTTAATGTGAATGGATTACCAGCATCCCATTTTTGATTATTATTTTGATCCTTTAATAACCTAAGTTTATAATCACCAGGTTCTACATATTGAAATGTATATTCTTCCTGATTGCTAATGCTGTCTAACACATTGAATTCTTCATCAAGTAATTCAACAACAAAAGGAACTTCAGCTCCGATTACTTTGCCCTTTATAATTCCATATTCTTCAGCTTGTTTGAATTCTATTTTTGTAGAAGAGCTTTTACTGCTATCCTTTTCTATTCCAATAAAAGCAGCCTGTCCTATATAGAGATTTAAATTACTTTTCTTTGAGTTGGATGTATTATTTGAGTTATATAATTGCTTGTTTTCACTTATGTTTTTTGATAATGTATCTGTTTCATTGCTTACACTATCATTTTCATTTGTGGTAGTATCAGTATTGAGCGTTGATAAATAAGCTGTAATACTATCGATAGTAGCTTCAACTTGGGATTTATCAAGTTTTGTTAAAATGCTTATATTTTTTTTGTTTGCAGATATCTTTACGTTTTTATTATCAATTCTGTATACTGGAATACTATCATATCTGATTTGAATTGAATCATAATTAATGTCAAATATTGGTTTAGTGGTTGAAAGCTCGAATTCTTGAATACCAGATGTTATTTTACCTTCGGGTTTTGTAAGTATTTTAATTGAATCATTTGTTACTCTACTTTCTCTGAATTTAATGTATACACTATCAGTTCTATTATTATATGTTGAATCTATAACATGACTTATTAATAAAACAGAATCTGTCTCATATTCTAACTGTGGAAAATTCTCTCTGTAGACTTTTATGTATTTTGATTTTTCTACATCATTTGCATATATATATTGACTAGAATCAATAGGATTGATTAGAGAGTAATCTTTTATTCCTTTATTATATTGAATAATAAAATCCTTACCAACTGGGCTATATTTTTTTAGTTTAAGCGTGTCCTCATTTCTTTTGTAAGTAGTCAGCTCAATATTGCCTATGCTATCATATAGGGAAATTATTTCACTATGGAATCCAAATGCTTCAGATTGCGAATTATTTATTAAATCATTATTACTATCCCTGAAAGTATAAAGTCGATAATTACCTGCTTTTAAATTTCTAAAACGATAATTACCATTTTCATCAGTAGTTGTAAAGTATACAGGCTTACCTTGTCTTAAATCTGCTGAATCATAATTTGCATCATACAGACCTACTAAAAAATCTTTCTGAGCTTGGTGAGTAAATACATTTTCTACTTGACCCTTAAATTCTAAAGAATCTAAGAATGGACCAGTGCTAAATGCTATAACTGGGTTCTCCCATAAATTTCCTTCAGTTATATCCTTTAATGCCTCTCTGAAATTAAAAGTGTAAGTGGTCGAATCTTTTAAAGGTTTTTCTAATTGAATTATTAATTCTTGTTTTTTCAAATTGGCTTCATAATCAATTTCTTCTCTAGGTGTGATTATTAATTCATTTTGTATTTGTTCTAATTTCATCCATTCATTAAAAAATAATCTAATCTCAGTTCCCTTAAAGTTAATGGATTGATCAGCTGGATTGGATTCATATAAGATTGGTGCTTTTTCATCTTTTTCTCC is drawn from Marivirga arenosa and contains these coding sequences:
- a CDS encoding Ig-like domain-containing protein, which encodes MIKRYISLLFSILIIYACATVQSPTGGEKDEKAPILYESNPADQSINFKGTEIRLFFNEWMKLEQIQNELIITPREEIDYEANLKKQELIIQLEKPLKDSTTYTFNFREALKDITEGNLWENPVIAFSTGPFLDSLEFKGQVENVFTHQAQKDFLVGLYDANYDSADLRQGKPVYFTTTDENGNYRFRNLKAGNYRLYTFRDSNNDLINNSQSEAFGFHSEIISLYDSIGNIELTTYKRNEDTLKLKKYSPVGKDFIIQYNKGIKDYSLINPIDSSQYIYANDVEKSKYIKVYRENFPQLEYETDSVLLISHVIDSTYNNRTDSVYIKFRESRVTNDSIKILTKPEGKITSGIQEFELSTTKPIFDINYDSIQIRYDSIPVYRIDNKNVKISANKKNISILTKLDKSQVEATIDSITAYLSTLNTDTTTNENDSVSNETDTLSKNISENKQLYNSNNTSNSKKSNLNLYIGQAAFIGIEKDSSKSSSTKIEFKQAEEYGIIKGKVIGAEVPFVVELLDEEFNVLDSISNQEEYTFQYVEPGDYKLRLLKDQNNNQKWDAGNPFTLKESEKYIFLNELITVKANWEVIDKNFDLSVENEVDNSVKEEDL